The following are encoded together in the Triticum dicoccoides isolate Atlit2015 ecotype Zavitan chromosome 6B, WEW_v2.0, whole genome shotgun sequence genome:
- the LOC119322526 gene encoding 60S ribosomal protein L6-like — translation MAPTSKMALGIKRASRSHTYHRRGLWAIKAKHGGAFPKAEKPAAVAEPKFYPADDVKPRTVSTRKPKPTKLRSTITPGTVLILLAGRYMGKRVVFLKQLKSGLLLISGPFKINGVPVRRVNQAYVIATSTKVDISGVKVEKFDDKYFARDKKTRAKKTEGELFETEKETTKNLPSFKKDDQKAIDAELIKAIEAVPDLKNYLGARFSLRDGDKPHEMTF, via the exons ATGGCGCCGACCTCCAAGATGGCGCTGGGCATCAAGCGCGCGTCGCGGTCGCACACCTACCACCGCCGCGGGCTGTGGGCCATCAAGGCCAAGCACGGCGGAGCCTTCCCCAAGGCCGAGAAGCCAGCCGCCGTCGCCGAGCCCAAGTTCTACCCCGCCGACGACGTCAAGCCCCGCACCGTTAGCACCCGCAAGCCTAAGCCCACCAAGCTCAG GTCGACCATCACACCCGGCACGGTGCTGATCCTGCTCGCTGGGAGGTACATGGGGAAGCGCGTGGTGTTCCTGAAGCAGCTCAAGTCTGGCCTGCTCCTCATCTCTG GACCTTTCAAGATCAATGGCGTGCCAGTTCGCCGGGTGAACCAGGCTTATGTGATTGCCACATCCACAAAGGTTGACATCTCTGGTGTTAAGGTGGAGAAGTTCGATGACAAGTACTTCGCCAGGGACAAGAAGACCAGGGCAAAGAAGACTGAAGGGGAGCTGTTCGAGACTGAGAAGGAG ACCACCAAGAATCTGCCATCCTTCAAAAAGGATGACCAGAAGGCCATCGATGCTGAGCTGATCAAGGCTATCGAGGCTGTCCCTGACCTTAAGAACTACCTTGGTGCCCGGTTCTCTCTCAGGGACGGTGACAAGCCCCATGAGATGACCTTCTAA